The Streptococcus sanguinis genome contains the following window.
TAGATGAGATTCACTTGTAATTCTGGCGGATAGTACCAAATTCTAGGAATCTTTCCTGGATGATTTTTCATATAGTTCAGAGCTGGTTTTTTGACAATTTTATTAAAATTTTCCTCACCAAAAAGTTTTTTTAAATAAGTATGTTCTAAAAAATAGGCAGTATAATTTTTTTTACCGCTTTTTAAGAAATCACACATATCTTTAAATCCTAACCAAGAAAAAGTAGAAAGTGCTCGACTAGGCTCTGTTGAAAAAAACGGTGCATCTTCTATCAATAGTCCTCTAACAGTATCAGGAGCTAGTGCAGCTACCAATGTTGCAAGAAGCCCTCCTGATGAATGTCCTGAAATGAACACAGGAGCTTTTATAATATTATGAATAAACCAAATGAAATCCTGACTATTTTCCAGTGCTGAATATTTAGCAGGATTTTTACTAGACCCACCATGTCCATAACAATCTACTGCATATACATGATATCGCTTAGACAATTCTCCAAAAACCTTGGCATAGTCCTCCCAAGATACTTGCTGGCCATGAATCAGGAGTAAAGGGGGACCATTTTTGGGACCTTCGCCATAATTTATAAGAGATCCATCTGGTAAAGTCACTTGCTTTTCTAGCATCCCAGCTTGTCGGATATATTCAAGATTAGCCTTATCATAGTGAAGATTGCGATAAGCAAACCACCCTGCACTTACCAATATAACAGCTATCAATATCAAAATAACTAACATCATTTTCCTTTTCATTCATTGCCTACTACTTTTCTGAAAAATACTTAGGAGTTTCTAGAAAAAAATTCGGATCTAATAACGCCAATCCTTGATTTTCATCTCCTAGCAAAAGAAGCTGATCTCCCGCTTTTATTTGAAAAATATTTCGTGCCCGAGGGGGTAAGTGGATTTCACCACGCTCACCCACCGTTACTGTTCCAAAAATATATTTCCCTTTGAAACTAGGAGTTGTCAATAAATTGCTTTCTAAATGTACTAGTTCATCCAAACTCACATCAAAAAAATCAGCTAATTGAGAGGAATAAATCACATCTGGAACGCTTTCTCCTGCTTCCCATTTTGCTATAGTCTGCCTTGATACACCTATTTCTTCGGCCAGTTTTTCCTGAGAAATATTCTCTCTTTTTCTTAAAATAGCAATATTTTTAGAAATCATTTTTTAATCTCCTTTTTATGATTACACTGTTAGTATAGCAAAAAAGCTGGTTGCTTCAACCAAGCTTTTCTTACTTTTTATAGACCTTTTGTTAAAATTCGTGGCAAAAATATTTTATTCCTCCTCCAAAACCTTCACTTCTTCACCTTCCACAAGCACAGCTTGGTGATTATTGAGGGAAAGCAGATTTAGCTGGGCGCTGTATGTATCCAGAGTTGCCTGAGCACTTTCGACAAAAGGTTCTTCGCCAACATGAGGCAGGATATAAAAATCTACCTCGTTTAGTGCCTCTGTATCAGACAGTTCCTTAGCAACTGCCTTATCGTCCATAATCTTATTATAGTCAATGTCCTTGGCTGTGATGATAGCACCAGCAGATTCGCCCACATAGACCATGCCGTCCGCAATCTGTTCTTTTATCAAAGGCAGAAGTTGCTTTTTCTTTAGTTCTTGCAGAAGATAAAAGGTATTGCCACCAGAGATATAGAGAAGCTTACTTTGGAAAATTTTGGCCTGAGCCGTTTCTCTATCACAAGCTGAAATATCCAAGACCTCTACTTGAAATCCCAAGTCCGCAAAGGACTGCAGGGCTTCGTCAATATAAGCCCTGTACTCTTCTACATTTCCAGCCGTCGGGATAAAAAGTACCTGATTGCCCAATTGCTTTTCAGACGCATATTGTCTGAACAAGTCCTTGACTCCCGCAAAATAAGAACATAAAAATAATTGTTTCATAGGATACCTCCTTATTTTTTCTTAATTTTATAAAGAATCCATTGGCCCTTTCTTTGACTATTAATGAGATGAAAGCCAAAATCTGTCAAATAGTTTTCAAGTTTTTCTTGCTTTCTAAAGTCTGGTAGGTAGTAAGCTAATTTGCTCCATTCACATGCCAGTATGATGATTCCATCTGGCTTAAGAATCCGCTTAAGTTCTAGGAAGGACTGAGTTAGATTTGGCCAATGAAAATGGGTCTGAAATGCTGTAATCAAATCAAATTCGCTAACGGAAAGATCCGTTTTCTCAACATTTTTCACCTCGAAAGATAGGCCAGGCTCAGCCAATTTTTCAGCTGCTCTGATAGCCGTAGAAGAAATATCAATCCCCAACACTTGGCTATTAGGAAAGTGCTTTTTCAAATATTTCGAGGAAGCTCCATTTCCAACTCCAACATCCAAAATAGCATTATATCGTTTCTTATAATCCAGCTGACTGACTGACCGACCAAACAACCATGGGCAGATAAACGCGATTCCATAATTCCATAATTTCATCATCCATAAGCCGACAAAACCTGATGGTTTCTTAGATTGGTAAATTAAGTAAAGAAAAGCAAGAATAATCAGAAAGCCAATCATTGGATAAATCATCTGTCTTCCCTCTCATATCTTCCGCCATAAAGCTTTTTAGCTTCCTCTGTATAGTTCTTGATAAAATCCGTTTTCGCCTCTGTATAGGCATCACGATTGTGCTCATATTGCTTCCACAAGGACAGCTTGAGCTTTTCATAGTTTTTGGCTACAGCAGGGTGTTCCTGCAAATAGTCTCTAAAGTACAGTTCATCATGATCTCCTTCATAGCGCAGATGCAGATGGAAAACCCGCTCCGCAAAACCACTCGGTGTGTAGCCTTTATTGAATGACATCCGCCCTTGGCTTTCTGACATGAGCAGATAACCATTTTTCAGCAGCAAGTCTTTCATTACCACCATATCTGTTTCTTTAGGAATTTCCATCAATATATCCACTATAGGCTTGGCCCAGATGGTCTCAAGGGACGTCGAACCGATATGACTAATCCGAACCAGCCAATTTGCAGGCCAAAAACTCAAAAGCCGAAGCCGTTCCGCCTCATACCAATCTTCCCACGCTGCCTGATGCTCTCTCAGAAAAATCGGAAAAAGCTGCCATAGCTCCTCGAGTGACATTTCCTCTGAAGATGGACTCATAAGCACCTCCTTAGGTAATTTATACAAGCGTTTTCTCTAGTTATGATTATAGGAAAAATACGCATCCGAGTCAATCCTCGCACTTATTGAACAGATATTTATTTTTGTAATATTTTTGAAAAGTTTTAGTTGTCAAACAATCTATTTTTTAGTAGAATGATGTCGGAGATATATTATTTAAAAGGAGTTCTTTATGAAAAAGTTTAGGTTTGGCACCTGGCTTGTCCTGTCAGCCGGCTCTTTGTTGTTACTTTCACAAGCTCTTCCTGCAGAAAATGTTGCTGCGAATCAGAAGAACCAGATTAAGGTCCAGCTGCTTAACCATAGCGATGAAACAGCTATCGGCACTCTGGAGTTGAACGGAGAGTATCAGCTAAAGCTAGGGAAAAAGGACAAATACGGTCGGGCTACTGCTGCTCATGTCCAAATGCAAGAGCAACACAAAGCCAAAAAGAAAAAGGAGACCAAAGTCACATACAATCCCATCGGTTGGCACAATTACAAATTTTACTACGGAAATGGAGATGATCGGGTTTGGCTCATGAATCGCGCTCACCTGATTGGCTTTACTTTCAGCGGCCTCAATAACGAAGGGAAAAACCTCGTTCCGATGACCGCTTGGCTCAACTCTGGTAGTTTCCAAGGACTGGATGACAATAACCCAGATAGCATGATCTATTATGAACATCGCTTGGAGCGCTGGTTAGAGGAAAATCCTGATTATTGGCTGGATTACAAGGTTACTCCGATTTATACGGACAATGAGCTTCTTCCTCGCAAGATTGAGCTCCAGTATGTCGGATTAGACTCAGAAGGCAATGTTGTCAGCATCCAGCTAGGGGGCAAGGAAACAATAGATGAAGACGGAATGTCTCATGTCCTCTTGGACAATGTTTCTCCAAATGCAGAGATTGACTACCAAACAGGCACTGCTGTCAATACCATGATTGAGTAGAGTTACAGATAAGAACATAAAAACAGACCATCCTTACTATGATGATCTCAGATTGAAGACAAAGTCCTAAGAACAGAAGTTTCTAAGGGCTTTTCTTTTTGTAAAGTCGTATAATAGAGGTAAGAACAGTTGTGAGGTGCTCCCTATGTTTCACAAAGAAAAATCTGATTATAATCGCTGCCAATATGGCTTCTATACGATAGACGAATTGGTCCCAGAAGATCACTTTCTTCGCCAATTGGAAGCGGAGGTTGATTTTGACTTTATCTATGACTTGGTTGAAGAAACCTATAGCCCAGATCAGGGTCGTCCCAGTCTAGATCCCGTCATGTTGGTCAAAATTCCTTTGATTCAATGTTTTTATGGCATTCGCTCCATGCGCCAAACCATTAAAGACATAGAAGTAAACGTAGCTTATCGTTGGTTTCTTGGACTAAGCTTGGATGACAAGGTGCCTCATTTTACCACATATGGAAAGAATTACAGCCGTCGTTTTCAAGATAAAGCACTGATTACTGAGATATTTTCACACGTACTCCATCAAGCTTTATGTGCTGGTTTGATTGATCCTTCTGAGATATTTGTGGATGGAACCCATATTAAAGCGGCAGCCAACAGCCACAAGTATCATAAGGAAATGGTTGCCCAACAAGCTACATTTATGAGTGAGCAATTGGAAGTTGAGATTGATTTAGATAGGAGAAAACACGAAAAAAAGCCCTTAAAGCCCGCAAAAGAAAGCGAGGCTAAGGAAAAGAAAATCTCAAGGACAGATCCTGAGAGTGGTTGGTTCCACAAGGGGGAACACAAGGAAGTCTTTGCCTATTCTGCCCAAGTAGCGTGTGATAAGCATGGTTGGGCCTTGGCTTATACGGTTGAAGCAGGAAATGTTCATGATAGTCAGGCTTTCCCTGCCCTTTTTGCCAAGATTGAGCCTTTTCATCCAACCTATCTCATCGCAGATGCAGGTTATAAAACCCCAAGTATTGCAAAATTTTTGTTAGACAGAGAGATTACCCCTGTCTTCCCTTATACCCGCCCCAAGGGTGTAAAAGGGAACTTAAGGCCCAATGATTTTGTTTATGATTCCTATTATGACTGTTACCTCTGTCCAGAGAACCAAGTGTTAACCTATCGCACGACGACCCGAGCAGGCTACCGTGAGTATAAGAGTGATTCAACAGTATGTGTCGCCTGTCCCCTATTATCTGTTTGTACCCAGAGCCAGAATCAGCAGAAAGTCATCACAAGACATGTATGGAAAGATGCGCTTGAATGTTGTGAAGAGATTCGACACCAAAGAGGGATGAAGGAGCTCTATAAGAAGCGCAAAGAAACCATTGAGCGGCTCTTTGGGACAGCTAAAGAATACCACAACCTCCGTTATACAAGAGAGAAAGGCAAGTCCAAGATGGAAGATAAGGTTGGGCTTACTTTGGCGTGTTTGAATCTCAAAAAACTAGTAAAAATGAGGGTGGGGAAGCCTTTTTATTTTGTTCAAATGACCATTATGCTATCAAAAGATGAAATCAAAAGATGAAATTTTAGCCTGACAAACAGAAAAAGACAAACACTATTTGGAATGTTTGTCTACGGTCTGAGACCATCCTTACTATGATGATCTGTTTTTTTATTTATTTTTACCAATAAAGACAGCCGTAAATCAGCAGGACTGAAATCATACTGAAAAGCGAGCCAATCAGGTAGTATTCAGCAAAGGACTGGCTTTCTGAAATCTTATTATAGCGGGCAATTGACTTAGCCGTAAAGACTAGCCCAATGGCAGTAAACTGCCCGAAAATAAGGGAAAGTCCCATAATCAAGCGCTCTAATATCCCAATCATGGCACCAGCCCCGCAATAGTCTCCCCACTGTCTTCCCCCGCCTGATACTTGCTGAAGAAGAGTTTAAAGAGGATATTAATTGGCTTACCAGTCAGGGAAAAGAAAAAGATAGCCTGCAGCATGAGGTAGCGCTCAGACAACCAATTAGGCGCTGGAATTTGCTGCTGTCCTAAGAGAAAATAAAGAGCAAAAATGCTAATCAGATGCAAGATCTGATCCAGTAAAAAGGCTGACTTTTGAGCATGATGGCGGACAATCGATGAATTCAACCTATTCTTCAAGAAGTCAATAAGCGCATGACTGAGCCAGACCAAGGCGAAATATAGCAGATAATTAGGTAAGATGAGCCCCAAGAGCAACAGGGGCAAGAGAACAATTCCCAAATGGAGAATTAAGAAATTCATCCGCCGGCTTTTTAGGTCTGCCATTTTCTGACTTTGAAGCTGAAAATCAGCTAGTACATGAGCCAGCAAAGTAAGTACAAGAATCGGATTCTGCATGAAAAATTCTGAAAATCCCATAAAATTTGTCATTCTTCAGCCTCCTTTGCTGCCTGTAGAATCATTCTCATAGCTAAACGGCGATTTCTCAGATAGATCTTCAGTCCAGACGACTTCAGCCGCTTACTAAGCGCACTTGGGCTAATCTGCAGCAGCTCTGCTATTTCCCCATGAGAAAAATTCTCGTCATAGATATATTCCATGAGCATCCGCTCCAGAACCTCTCTCTGACTGGTGTTCCACTTGCTCTGGATAAATGAAGTAGCTGCCAGCACCGTATTGACCGCCTGACTGAGCTCTTCCTCTCCCAAGGATACAGCTATACGGCTGCTGCCGTAGTCGTTCTTCTCGTGAATAGCCTCAATGGCTGCGCGTGCCCTCCAGTAGGCCGGACCGTCCGCACCAATACTCTGCTCCCGATTGATGTCTGTCACAATCTCCCCTAGGCCAAGCCCGAAGCGAATCGGGTGAGGAAAGCCCAAGGCAATCTGATCAAGGAGCTGCATGATTTCTGGATTAGGTCGCAGCAAAGCCTGAAACTCATCTCCAGTCGTTACCGTGAAAGGCGACACCAGATAATCCTGATAATCCTGATTTAGCACCGCCATCATGTCCTGAAGATCCTTTTGGGCCTGCTTGCGATTTTTTAGCTGTTTGGATTCAATTAAATCTCCAATAAGAGCAATATAAAGCATAACAATCCTCCTTTAAGTCTATTATAAAGGAAAATTTTAAAAATGTCTATTTAAACAGCAACTTTTTAGAATGTCTATTGTAAAGAAAAGACTATTTTTTCTTTTTAGGTGCTGGTAAGGCAGGATAGGCAGCTTCAATCAAACTGCAGAGAAAGGCAGCATCTTCTACTTCTTTTATATGAAGCATTGGTTTTGCGCCTGAATAAGGAGACTCATAAATCGGATTTTCAAAAAAATCCAGAGCTGGCTGGACCGGCTTGAGCAGCAAGCGATTGTCATAAATCCCGCCGAATAAGCGCCCTCGATAATAGAGCAAATACTCTCCCATCATCTTGCGAAAGCTAATTTCTTGCCCTAGGCCCTGCAGCTGCTCCAGAATAAAATCCAAAAATTCTTGACTAGATGCCATCGGAACACCTCCACTCATTGATACTTTATTATACCAAAAATGGATGAAGATTTCCTAAATAAGAGATAAACACATCTCCACCAATCCGTAGTCTGTCTATCCACAAGTAAGCAAAAAAGCTAGACCTTACAAGTCTAACTTTTATTTCTTATTTTTTTAAAAGTCCTTCCTTGACCAGATAATCACGCGCAACAGTTTCCGCTTTTTTGCCCTCAATGCCAACTTGATAATTCATCTGGCTCATTTGGCTTTCTGTAATTTTGCCAGCCAGCTTATTGAGAATACCTTCCAACTCAGGGTGTTTTTCTAGTAATTCAGCCTTCAGGAGAGGCGCCCCTTGATAAGGAGGGAAAAGGTGCTTATCGTCTTCTAAAACTTGTAAATCATAACGCGCAAGTTCTGCATCAGTCGAATAGGCATCCGTGATTTGAATATCACCCGACTGGATAGCTTGGTAGCGAAGGGCTGGCTCCATGGTAGCTACATTAAGATTAAGGCCATATAGAGATTGCAAACCCTTGTTTCCGTCTTCACGGTCGTTAAATTCCAAGGTAAACCCTGCCTTGAGCTTGTCTTGGACTGCTTTAAGATCAGAGATGGTTTTAAGATTGTATTTTTTAGCAACACTCTTAGGCACTGCAATAGCATAGGTATTCTGATAAGCCATGTGATTGAGCAAGATTAGGTTGTCCTGTTTTCTGATTCCATCACGTGCTGCTTCAAAAACTTCTTCAGCATCATTGCTGACCTTTGGAGCAGGCTGCAAGAGAGTTCCAGTAATCGTACCGGTAAACTCAGGATAGATATCAATATCACCTTTTTCAGAGCTTGATAAAGGAAGTCGGTCTTTCCAAAATTTGGTTTGACCGTCACAGTCATATCCGTATTTTCCTCGATGAGGAGTTTATACATATTCATAAGAATCTCTGGCTCTGGACCCAATTTCCCAGCAATAACCAAATGTTCTTTTTCCTGCTTGGGAATCAGACTCGGTGTATAAGAAGCACCGAGGCCGAGGATTAAAACCACAAAAGCTGTAAATACTGTCCGAAGCTTAGCCTTTTCCATCCATTTAAGGAGACTGTTGAAAAGAATTGCTAAAACTGCGGAGGAAATGGCTCCAATCAGGATTAGACTGGCATTGCGACGGTCAATTCCTAGAAGGATAAAAGAACCTAGTCCGCCAGCTCCGACAAGGGCTGCTAGAGTTGCTGTTCCGATAATCATTACCGTTGCCGTCCGAACACCTGATACGATGACGGGCATAGCTAGAGGTAGTTCAAACTTTTTGAGCCGCTCCCACTTAGTCATCCCAAAGGCAATTCCAGCTTCTTCTAAACTAGGATCAATCCCATTCAAAGCCGTGACAGTATTTTCTAAAATCGGGAAAATAGCGTAAATCACCAGAGCAGTCAGTGCCGGCAGTGTACCAATCCCCATAAGAGGGATAAAGAGTCCCAGCAAAGCCATTGAAGGAATGGTTTGAAAAATCCCTGCAATTTGCAGCACCCAATTGGCTACTTTCTTATGACTATGAAGATAGATAGCGAGCGGAATGGTCAAGAAGATGGCCACTAGTAAGGTCAGAAGAGACAGCTGGAGGTGTTGACCTAAGGCTGCCAACCATTCGCCAAAGCGCTCCTGAAAGGTAGAAAACAAATTAGC
Protein-coding sequences here:
- a CDS encoding GrpB family protein, whose protein sequence is MSPSSEEMSLEELWQLFPIFLREHQAAWEDWYEAERLRLLSFWPANWLVRISHIGSTSLETIWAKPIVDILMEIPKETDMVVMKDLLLKNGYLLMSESQGRMSFNKGYTPSGFAERVFHLHLRYEGDHDELYFRDYLQEHPAVAKNYEKLKLSLWKQYEHNRDAYTEAKTDFIKNYTEEAKKLYGGRYEREDR
- a CDS encoding methyltransferase domain-containing protein codes for the protein MIYPMIGFLIILAFLYLIYQSKKPSGFVGLWMMKLWNYGIAFICPWLFGRSVSQLDYKKRYNAILDVGVGNGASSKYLKKHFPNSQVLGIDISSTAIRAAEKLAEPGLSFEVKNVEKTDLSVSEFDLITAFQTHFHWPNLTQSFLELKRILKPDGIIILACEWSKLAYYLPDFRKQEKLENYLTDFGFHLINSQRKGQWILYKIKKK
- a CDS encoding TfoX/Sxy family protein — protein: MASSQEFLDFILEQLQGLGQEISFRKMMGEYLLYYRGRLFGGIYDNRLLLKPVQPALDFFENPIYESPYSGAKPMLHIKEVEDAAFLCSLIEAAYPALPAPKKKK
- a CDS encoding DNA-binding protein; amino-acid sequence: MLYIALIGDLIESKQLKNRKQAQKDLQDMMAVLNQDYQDYLVSPFTVTTGDEFQALLRPNPEIMQLLDQIALGFPHPIRFGLGLGEIVTDINREQSIGADGPAYWRARAAIEAIHEKNDYGSSRIAVSLGEEELSQAVNTVLAATSFIQSKWNTSQREVLERMLMEYIYDENFSHGEIAELLQISPSALSKRLKSSGLKIYLRNRRLAMRMILQAAKEAEE
- a CDS encoding DNA/RNA non-specific endonuclease, with the protein product MKKFRFGTWLVLSAGSLLLLSQALPAENVAANQKNQIKVQLLNHSDETAIGTLELNGEYQLKLGKKDKYGRATAAHVQMQEQHKAKKKKETKVTYNPIGWHNYKFYYGNGDDRVWLMNRAHLIGFTFSGLNNEGKNLVPMTAWLNSGSFQGLDDNNPDSMIYYEHRLERWLEENPDYWLDYKVTPIYTDNELLPRKIELQYVGLDSEGNVVSIQLGGKETIDEDGMSHVLLDNVSPNAEIDYQTGTAVNTMIE
- a CDS encoding alpha/beta hydrolase, which codes for MKRKMMLVILILIAVILVSAGWFAYRNLHYDKANLEYIRQAGMLEKQVTLPDGSLINYGEGPKNGPPLLLIHGQQVSWEDYAKVFGELSKRYHVYAVDCYGHGGSSKNPAKYSALENSQDFIWFIHNIIKAPVFISGHSSGGLLATLVAALAPDTVRGLLIEDAPFFSTEPSRALSTFSWLGFKDMCDFLKSGKKNYTAYFLEHTYLKKLFGEENFNKIVKKPALNYMKNHPGKIPRIWYYPPELQVNLIYDLTANLQDGTGDYDLRFGTTFYDFSWFKGFEQEEILKKVQCPSILLHVARPLNQKNYYDKNGILLSAMDDKDAKRVDKLLLNNHLIDNIKSGHDIHVEKPEIFIRAIDDLQKRCK
- a CDS encoding IS1182 family transposase; the protein is MFHKEKSDYNRCQYGFYTIDELVPEDHFLRQLEAEVDFDFIYDLVEETYSPDQGRPSLDPVMLVKIPLIQCFYGIRSMRQTIKDIEVNVAYRWFLGLSLDDKVPHFTTYGKNYSRRFQDKALITEIFSHVLHQALCAGLIDPSEIFVDGTHIKAAANSHKYHKEMVAQQATFMSEQLEVEIDLDRRKHEKKPLKPAKESEAKEKKISRTDPESGWFHKGEHKEVFAYSAQVACDKHGWALAYTVEAGNVHDSQAFPALFAKIEPFHPTYLIADAGYKTPSIAKFLLDREITPVFPYTRPKGVKGNLRPNDFVYDSYYDCYLCPENQVLTYRTTTRAGYREYKSDSTVCVACPLLSVCTQSQNQQKVITRHVWKDALECCEEIRHQRGMKELYKKRKETIERLFGTAKEYHNLRYTREKGKSKMEDKVGLTLACLNLKKLVKMRVGKPFYFVQMTIMLSKDEIKR
- a CDS encoding peptidase S51, which encodes MKQLFLCSYFAGVKDLFRQYASEKQLGNQVLFIPTAGNVEEYRAYIDEALQSFADLGFQVEVLDISACDRETAQAKIFQSKLLYISGGNTFYLLQELKKKQLLPLIKEQIADGMVYVGESAGAIITAKDIDYNKIMDDKAVAKELSDTEALNEVDFYILPHVGEEPFVESAQATLDTYSAQLNLLSLNNHQAVLVEGEEVKVLEEE
- a CDS encoding helix-turn-helix domain-containing protein, with amino-acid sequence MISKNIAILRKRENISQEKLAEEIGVSRQTIAKWEAGESVPDVIYSSQLADFFDVSLDELVHLESNLLTTPSFKGKYIFGTVTVGERGEIHLPPRARNIFQIKAGDQLLLLGDENQGLALLDPNFFLETPKYFSEK